The Streptomyces sp. NBC_01244 genome contains a region encoding:
- a CDS encoding condensation domain-containing protein, with amino-acid sequence MAQFFPLSEEQTSLLFLDRLFGPGIFHNNNYTLRLDAETFPKVSYDDVRAAVTDLLESQEALRTGLVAGSPFVQELGPPEAHLTSRTVYDEAPSAYTDRRAGELHNAELHPREVPARARFEYAEDPAGQHKALLIATDHLVSDGISSGLVRSRLHAYLQARQNGEKPPASEPAGYAALCRDRHPGTEAQAREVAHWNRKLGNVEPLRGLAATPRGDLQRTQVDRGTAGPARYDEVNLLTGRYEASPFAVVATLVGCALWRRTGRRRFLLHTPMSTRRDESAQAAVGYFVNDRPVLCEVDPDQPLADAFRAMMAAAWNAGRHSTLSVPRLAAEVPAYGASLLEPGIDYVQLHVWMSQVPSNRYRGPVDWREEIVHGPFRPARDLRVTTLRYRFCPQETFDRTFFAGPADGIHEATAVSDDVLTLLRAAAGTEVSTIGALAQTLRS; translated from the coding sequence ATGGCGCAGTTCTTCCCGCTGTCCGAGGAACAGACCAGCCTGCTCTTTCTCGACCGGCTCTTCGGACCCGGCATCTTCCACAACAACAACTACACGCTGCGGCTCGACGCCGAGACCTTCCCGAAGGTGTCGTACGACGACGTGCGCGCTGCGGTCACGGACCTCCTCGAGTCCCAGGAGGCCCTGCGCACCGGGCTGGTCGCCGGCTCCCCCTTCGTGCAGGAACTCGGGCCGCCCGAAGCACACTTGACATCGCGGACCGTCTACGACGAAGCACCGTCGGCGTACACGGATCGCCGCGCCGGAGAGCTGCACAACGCGGAGCTGCATCCGCGCGAGGTGCCCGCCCGGGCCCGTTTCGAGTACGCCGAGGACCCGGCGGGGCAGCACAAGGCCCTGCTGATCGCGACCGACCATCTGGTCTCCGACGGCATTTCCTCCGGTCTCGTGCGTTCCCGGCTGCACGCGTATCTGCAGGCCCGCCAGAACGGCGAGAAGCCGCCCGCGTCGGAGCCTGCGGGCTATGCGGCACTGTGCCGCGACCGGCATCCGGGCACCGAGGCGCAGGCACGGGAAGTAGCACACTGGAACCGGAAGTTGGGGAATGTCGAACCGCTGCGCGGCCTGGCCGCGACGCCCCGGGGTGATCTGCAGCGCACCCAGGTCGACCGCGGCACCGCCGGGCCCGCGCGGTACGACGAGGTGAACCTGCTGACCGGCCGGTACGAGGCGTCACCGTTCGCTGTTGTCGCCACCCTGGTCGGCTGCGCCCTGTGGCGCCGCACCGGGCGGCGCAGGTTCCTGCTGCACACGCCCATGTCGACGCGCCGGGACGAGAGCGCACAGGCGGCCGTCGGCTATTTCGTCAACGACCGGCCGGTGCTCTGCGAGGTCGACCCGGACCAGCCGCTCGCCGACGCCTTCCGGGCCATGATGGCGGCCGCCTGGAACGCAGGCCGGCACTCGACGCTCTCGGTGCCGCGGCTCGCAGCCGAAGTCCCCGCGTACGGCGCTTCGTTGCTGGAGCCCGGCATCGACTACGTACAGCTGCACGTGTGGATGTCGCAGGTGCCGTCCAACCGGTACCGGGGGCCCGTCGACTGGCGAGAGGAGATCGTGCACGGGCCGTTCAGGCCGGCGCGGGACCTGCGGGTGACGACCCTGCGCTACCGCTTCTGCCCGCAGGAGACCTTCGACCGGACGTTCTTCGCAGGGCCCGCAGACGGCATCCACGAGGCGACGGCGGTGAGCGACGACGTACTGACACTGTTGCGGGCCGCGGCCGGCACCGAGGTGAGCACCATCGGTGCGCTGGCGCAGACCTTGCGGAGCTGA
- the aroA gene encoding 3-phosphoshikimate 1-carboxyvinyltransferase codes for MTIVEIPGSKSLTARALFLAAAAEGTSTLLRPLRSDDTEGFAEGLAALGYRVEHTPGRWLVEGCPAGPPREEADVYCRDGATTARFLPTLVAAGHGSYRFDASAQMRRRPVAPLTRALRALGVDVRHARADGHHPLSIVADGVKGGELALDAGESSQYLTALLMLGPLTREGLRITVTRLVSAPYIEITLAMMAAFGATVERRPEPDGEVFDVRPGGYRATEYAIEPDASTASYFFAAAALTGREVTVPGLGRGALQGDLRFVEVLRRMGAEVRVGDAGTTVAGTGKLCGITVNMRDISDTMPTLAALAPFAGGPVRIEDVGNTRVKECDRLEACAENLRAMGVEVATGPDWIEITPGAVRPVEIATHHDHRIAMSFAVASLRVPGITFDDPGCVRKTFPGFHEAFAALRAQWQATDGDVG; via the coding sequence GTGACGATCGTCGAAATCCCCGGGTCCAAGTCCCTCACCGCCAGAGCCCTGTTCCTGGCCGCGGCGGCCGAGGGCACCTCGACCCTGCTGCGACCGCTGCGCTCGGACGACACCGAGGGCTTCGCCGAAGGCCTTGCCGCCCTCGGCTACCGCGTCGAGCACACGCCGGGCCGCTGGCTCGTCGAGGGATGTCCGGCCGGCCCGCCGCGGGAGGAGGCCGACGTCTACTGCCGCGACGGCGCCACCACCGCCCGGTTCCTGCCCACACTGGTCGCGGCCGGGCACGGCAGCTACCGGTTCGACGCCTCCGCCCAGATGCGCCGCCGTCCCGTGGCCCCGTTGACCCGTGCGCTGCGCGCGCTGGGCGTCGACGTCCGGCATGCGCGGGCCGACGGGCACCATCCGCTGAGCATCGTCGCCGACGGCGTCAAGGGCGGTGAACTCGCCCTGGACGCGGGGGAGTCGTCGCAGTACCTGACCGCACTGCTGATGCTCGGACCGCTCACCCGCGAGGGGCTGCGCATCACCGTCACCCGCCTGGTCTCGGCTCCGTACATCGAGATCACGCTGGCCATGATGGCTGCCTTCGGGGCGACGGTGGAACGCAGGCCGGAGCCCGACGGAGAGGTCTTCGACGTGCGGCCCGGCGGCTACCGGGCCACCGAGTACGCGATCGAACCCGATGCCTCCACCGCGAGCTACTTCTTCGCCGCCGCGGCGCTCACGGGCCGGGAGGTCACGGTCCCCGGCCTGGGCCGAGGCGCGCTCCAGGGCGATCTGCGGTTCGTCGAGGTTCTCCGGCGGATGGGGGCGGAGGTACGCGTCGGGGATGCCGGCACGACGGTGGCAGGCACCGGGAAGCTGTGCGGGATCACGGTCAACATGCGGGACATCTCCGACACCATGCCCACGCTGGCGGCGCTCGCCCCCTTCGCCGGAGGGCCGGTCCGGATCGAGGACGTGGGCAACACCCGGGTCAAGGAGTGCGACCGGCTGGAGGCCTGCGCCGAGAACCTGCGGGCGATGGGTGTCGAGGTCGCGACCGGGCCCGACTGGATCGAGATCACCCCGGGCGCTGTGAGGCCGGTCGAGATCGCCACCCACCACGACCATCGCATCGCGATGTCCTTCGCCGTCGCCTCGCTGCGCGTGCCGGGCATCACCTTCGACGACCCCGGGTGCGTGCGGAAGACGTTCCCCGGCTTCCACGAGGCGTTCGCGGCCCTGCGCGCGCAGTGGCAGGCGACGGATGGCGACGTCGGCTGA
- a CDS encoding NUDIX hydrolase, protein MKLNFRPLDDGLRHEYCLTCRAEAVHWEEHAGRRSCVCRACGHRAERALVVDPEAHWWVEPDGEYWHETSGVFVRVPGPRFLLFDRTAYPFALTVPAGHVAPGEDPHRAALRELREETGITGGTLRHLGDDPIPGDSCRRGADAHRWHTYLLDLPAEPEIALNDEGVAAVWLPLSELLGDPPRRMATYAVRTLIRCYEGELTS, encoded by the coding sequence ATGAAACTGAACTTCCGGCCACTGGACGACGGTTTGCGGCACGAGTACTGCCTGACCTGTCGTGCGGAAGCGGTCCACTGGGAAGAGCACGCGGGGCGCCGCAGCTGTGTCTGCCGCGCCTGCGGGCACCGGGCCGAACGCGCCCTGGTCGTCGACCCCGAGGCACACTGGTGGGTCGAGCCCGACGGGGAGTACTGGCACGAGACGTCCGGCGTCTTCGTACGGGTCCCCGGCCCCCGGTTCCTCCTCTTCGACCGGACCGCCTACCCCTTCGCGCTGACCGTGCCGGCCGGCCACGTCGCCCCCGGCGAGGACCCGCACCGGGCCGCGCTGCGCGAGCTCCGGGAGGAAACCGGTATCACCGGGGGGACCCTTCGCCACCTCGGCGACGACCCGATCCCCGGCGACTCCTGCCGCCGCGGCGCGGACGCCCATCGCTGGCACACCTACCTGCTGGACCTGCCGGCCGAGCCGGAGATCGCGCTCAACGACGAGGGCGTGGCCGCGGTCTGGCTGCCGCTGTCCGAGCTGCTCGGAGACCCGCCCCGGCGCATGGCGACGTATGCCGTACGGACCTTGATCCGGTGTTACGAAGGGGAGTTGACGTCCTGA
- a CDS encoding dTMP kinase has translation MEVRAQKYPAGERSRTGRLVAVVGLDGAGKSTQVRMLGEWLRSVGVPGQAHQSVTMAPVRKALTSMAQQEGLKDHLELIGGDTMRLVSACSKLARVAALEETLMTSPDVVVVDRYTYCQYALAKAQGTGSVDFLRRLFEGAPEPDLTIFLDVSPAEAVRRIDVRGIDEESPEFLEAFRAAYVDLPEFAGFVPVPGDGDFEAVQLAMRQAIVVAFPEIFVAASTA, from the coding sequence GTGGAAGTGCGCGCACAGAAATACCCTGCGGGCGAAAGATCCAGAACCGGGCGGCTCGTGGCCGTGGTGGGTCTGGACGGGGCCGGCAAGTCGACCCAGGTGCGAATGCTCGGGGAATGGCTCCGCTCCGTGGGCGTTCCGGGCCAGGCTCATCAGAGCGTCACCATGGCGCCCGTACGCAAGGCCCTGACCTCCATGGCTCAACAGGAGGGACTCAAGGACCACTTGGAGCTCATCGGCGGCGACACCATGCGTCTCGTCTCCGCCTGTTCCAAATTGGCCCGGGTCGCCGCGCTCGAGGAGACCCTCATGACGTCCCCCGACGTCGTGGTCGTCGACCGCTACACCTACTGCCAGTACGCCCTGGCCAAGGCGCAGGGCACCGGCAGCGTCGACTTCCTGCGCCGGCTCTTCGAGGGAGCGCCCGAGCCGGACCTCACGATCTTCCTCGACGTCTCCCCGGCCGAGGCCGTGCGCCGCATCGACGTGCGCGGAATCGATGAGGAGAGCCCGGAGTTCCTCGAGGCCTTCAGGGCGGCTTATGTCGACCTTCCCGAGTTCGCCGGATTCGTCCCGGTCCCAGGTGATGGCGATTTCGAGGCAGTGCAGCTTGCAATGAGGCAGGCCATTGTCGTCGCATTCCCTGAGATTTTCGTCGCCGCTTCGACCGCCTGA
- a CDS encoding putative PEP-binding protein, giving the protein MREPVQDWSDAYFAHPQDIHGRTVRVEVDAPLYEIAHLWRHGASALEFRGSVAAAHARTLWEEIGPWGADGAASPGIATADGRPVLVNACTEAGFRRAAAAGAAGVGLVRGEFLFALAVATLFEEKFDDGSTVLESLSSEGDFATLTRLLHTPELCTLLGRPIAAALDAAGSAFPAGAPVFVRLFDFGDAYTSQGGPRGTALLLEKLPEALDFLARILWEVQSRHTVRFVLAPPMVSSYAELTSVLSRLARIGLSPASGDSAATGQPGFGWEVETPAAALCTGLWADHLLREHRLTPAVCGIGTNDLTQFTLARGRRTTPSAPGRPEAHPAVLALLARLAADCQDRGITAVLSGAAAEDSGYRNFGDSLGLLASCTPYALFEDAGAESAAILEQAVSVDALPGVGGLPEVIVWRRVTAHTCTGDRHG; this is encoded by the coding sequence ATGCGGGAACCGGTCCAGGACTGGTCCGACGCGTACTTCGCGCATCCGCAGGACATCCATGGCCGGACCGTCCGGGTCGAGGTCGACGCACCGCTGTACGAGATCGCCCACCTGTGGCGGCACGGCGCAAGCGCCCTGGAGTTCCGGGGATCCGTGGCCGCCGCCCACGCCCGGACCCTGTGGGAGGAGATCGGGCCCTGGGGCGCCGACGGGGCCGCCTCCCCGGGCATCGCGACCGCTGACGGGCGGCCCGTGCTGGTGAACGCCTGCACGGAGGCGGGGTTTCGTCGCGCCGCCGCGGCCGGGGCGGCGGGCGTCGGGCTGGTGCGCGGCGAGTTCCTCTTCGCGCTGGCGGTCGCCACGCTGTTCGAGGAGAAGTTCGACGACGGCAGCACGGTCCTCGAATCCCTGAGCTCGGAAGGCGATTTCGCCACGCTCACCAGACTGCTGCACACCCCCGAACTGTGCACCCTGCTCGGCCGGCCCATCGCCGCGGCGCTCGACGCCGCGGGCTCGGCGTTCCCGGCCGGTGCCCCCGTCTTCGTACGGCTCTTCGACTTCGGTGATGCCTACACCTCGCAGGGCGGCCCGCGCGGCACCGCGCTCCTGCTCGAAAAGCTCCCCGAAGCACTCGATTTCCTCGCCCGGATCCTGTGGGAGGTGCAGAGCAGGCACACCGTCCGCTTCGTTCTCGCACCGCCGATGGTCTCGTCCTACGCCGAACTGACCTCAGTGCTAAGCCGACTGGCACGCATCGGCCTGTCACCCGCATCGGGCGACTCCGCGGCCACCGGTCAGCCGGGCTTCGGCTGGGAGGTCGAGACACCGGCCGCCGCGCTGTGCACCGGACTGTGGGCGGACCATCTCCTGCGCGAACACCGTCTCACCCCGGCGGTCTGCGGCATCGGCACCAACGACCTCACCCAGTTCACGCTCGCCCGCGGGCGCCGGACCACGCCGTCAGCGCCCGGCCGGCCCGAGGCCCACCCGGCGGTCCTCGCCCTGCTCGCCAGGCTGGCCGCCGACTGCCAGGACCGTGGCATCACCGCGGTCCTGTCGGGTGCGGCCGCCGAGGACAGCGGCTATCGGAACTTCGGGGACTCCCTCGGCCTGCTCGCCTCCTGCACCCCGTACGCACTCTTCGAGGACGCCGGGGCCGAGTCGGCCGCCATCCTCGAACAGGCCGTCTCCGTCGACGCCCTGCCCGGCGTGGGCGGACTGCCCGAGGTCATCGTGTGGCGCCGCGTGACGGCACACACCTGCACGGGGGACCGGCATGGGTGA
- a CDS encoding MBL fold metallo-hydrolase: MGDGPGFLTLAPGVLAVRCPKPHSHTGMVSMVVADGGRLAVIDTGMREHALAALLPALGALGARPQDIAILCATHGHADHVGGCGPLRELTSAAACFSPLDAELAGAVPDLPARAGQVIDLGSLRFEVLPTPGHTPGSSCFYERSLRLLIAGDAVQSRGSAGRLPVYYDSGRDYRASLRELLRIPVETLLTGHPLRGPGLEGCIHRGTDTCRELLTMSLGYAQSVERAVATGVRVLTDDPAEPLHFPTLRRFVLDELSREPLYAEAELTSAELEEDEDVTATLLSETRDLGILLEAAPSVRR, encoded by the coding sequence ATGGGTGACGGGCCCGGCTTCCTTACCCTCGCGCCCGGCGTCCTCGCCGTCCGCTGCCCGAAACCGCACAGCCACACGGGAATGGTCAGCATGGTGGTGGCGGACGGCGGCCGGCTCGCCGTCATCGACACCGGCATGCGCGAACACGCCCTGGCCGCACTGCTCCCGGCGCTCGGAGCCCTCGGCGCCCGCCCGCAGGACATCGCGATCCTGTGCGCGACGCACGGCCACGCGGACCACGTCGGAGGGTGCGGCCCGCTGCGCGAACTGACCTCTGCCGCCGCCTGCTTCTCCCCTCTGGACGCCGAACTCGCGGGCGCCGTACCGGACCTGCCGGCCCGGGCCGGCCAGGTGATCGACCTCGGCAGCCTCCGCTTCGAGGTCCTGCCCACACCCGGCCACACCCCCGGCAGCAGCTGCTTCTACGAACGCTCGCTGCGTCTGCTGATCGCCGGGGACGCCGTGCAGAGCAGGGGTTCGGCCGGCCGGCTGCCGGTCTACTACGACTCGGGCCGCGACTACCGTGCGAGTCTGCGCGAACTGCTGCGCATCCCGGTCGAGACCCTGCTCACCGGACACCCCCTGCGCGGGCCCGGACTCGAAGGATGCATCCACCGCGGAACCGACACATGCCGGGAGTTGCTGACCATGAGCCTCGGGTACGCGCAGTCCGTGGAGCGCGCGGTCGCCACGGGAGTACGCGTCCTCACGGACGACCCCGCCGAACCCCTGCACTTCCCCACGCTGCGTAGGTTCGTACTCGACGAACTGTCTCGCGAACCCCTTTACGCGGAAGCGGAGTTGACGTCCGCCGAACTGGAGGAGGACGAAGACGTCACAGCCACGCTGCTCAGCGAGACGAGAGACCTCGGGATCCTGCTGGAGGCCGCCCCTTCCGTACGGCGGTAG